GAGCGCAGTTCCAATGATTACAACTGGACCTTTGAGTAAGTAGGCCGACTTGAACCTgaacaggaaaaaaacaccacgTCTTTGACTGTTTTACCTCCCAAGACGAGAGCTGCATCAATCTAATGATTATAATATCAAGGTCACTTTCAAGCCAATGTACAATAAACTGGAGGGCTTGCTAGCGAAGGGACTTGATTGTATCCTGAAATATGAGGTTAAAGAGGTTGCATGAGACTTACAATCCATTCTAGGGTCGTGAGGGATTAGTTTTGGCTCAAAAGAACTCTTATACAAGTGTATTGTGCTCTTTCAGGTACACTGGGCGAGTGGTGAAGGATGTGATAAACCTTGGCTCGTATAATTATCTGGGCTTTGCAGAGAACACAGGCGCCTGTGCCACAGCTGCTGGAGAGGTGACGGTGAAACTTGGGGTGGGCGTGGCCAGCACTAGACAGGAAATGGGTGAGCGCTTATTAGTACGTACTGTTGCTTTTTGGGAAATATTTGGACGTAAATGTCCATAAGGCACATTTAAGCATTATACATTGGCATGCAACTCATTCCATGTACCATTTAgcttttttgtgtttaaaattgTGATACACAGGATAGTggaatgtaattattattattttttttattatacgtTTTTAACTTTTTCGAGATAATTTTCCAGGATAAACTGTGTAACAGCTGAAGCGAAGCATGCTAATTAGAGAACTTTGGCTAGATGTTAGataatattagaaaaatattggGAAAGCTGTCTCCAACATTGGCAGCATAATTTGTATAACATATTATCGCAAAACAAGAAAAATTTAGGGCGggagcagggttgccaggtcttcaCAACAAAACCCCCCCAAGTGCTATTCAGAACTAGCTCAAAACTTACTGGGTGGTCCCATGGGgtaaatacaagtttttttttgttgggattcttctggtaaaattagcattccAGTGGATTAATATCACGTTCTTGGGGTCACTTTAACCCTCGGACATGAAAAAAAAGCTGGTGTTAAAGTAAACAAACTCCACTAGAAAAccgtggacttggcaacactgggcGGGAGGCTTGGTTTTGTCTACTGCTTGTTGATTAGATTTAGACAGATCAGTTGAATGCTAGCTTCCTGTTGACTGTAAGAAAGGGTCAGGTTTTAAGTGGACTAAACAAGTAGTTTTCACTGTAGTTTTCACTGAACAGTTCAGTTATGACATTTCGattaagatttgttttaaaagtGAAACATATAACATAAATGAATTGTTCACCAAATGATCGATAATATGCGTTTAGGACACAGACTGAATTTTGATCTAATTTCATGCTGTATTTGAATCTAGTTATTTTAAGGGCTTATGTGGGAGCTTTCTAGGTTGACTTTACTTTCGAAATAAACACAGGTGTTGCTTCTCTAGCTGCTGTTTATAGTAAGTCAGTGTTTGCATGCATTAgttgatttatttgtgtgatttgCATAGGCAACCTCGACAGGCACGAAGAGTTGGAGAAACTGGCGGCGTCATTCCTGGGAGTGGAGTCTGCTATGGCTTTTGGCATGGGGTTTGCAACCAACTCCATGAACATTCCTGCAATAGCTGGCAAGGTTTGAAACACTAGACCATTTGGTTTCCTCACTATCTGTCTTCTGCTTTGCCAGCTCCTCTGTCCCTATCTCTTGATGTGATGAACCACCTAGACAACTCCTAAAATTCATAGGAGTGTCAGCACAGACGGATCCCGCCTTGACCTATCAGTGCTTGTTTAATTAATACATAAGTTTCTGGTGTGTGAATGTTTTCCTTTGTTGGTTTAAGCACAATGGGTGGATATGTCATATTTTATCACCAGATTACTGTAATGGTACAAATAGACAACCGGTTCTAACTCAAACAGTTTGTGTGGCTTGCACAACAGAATGCACTTGATAATCGCCACAGGAAACATGCGCTTAGCTGCAAGTGCACCACAGAGATTTCCCAACCTCACTTCCTGTTGCAGGCCAAGAGAGGTCTAGTGATTTGGCACTAAAATGCCCGACTTTCCAGATTTGCATGATCGAAACTGATTTCAAAAGATGCGAATTATTGTGCAAGTCGCACATTACAAAAGCAGAGACAAAAGAAGCAGCAAAAAGgcttttttaaaaggttttttttttttttaaagctaattaaaaaaaagtatgaattttaATATATACTACTATTCTACTAACTTAGTCAGTAAGTGCgtgcttttattaagcaaggatgtaCTGTATTACATTTGATtgtatttcaatttcaaatgaaTCCTGTTcttcaaaaatcaaatcaaaaagtaTTAAGCATCACATCTGTTTTCagctgtgataataataataaatgttacttgagcaccaaatcatcatattaaaatgatttctgaaagatctgtCAAAATGAAGAATGGAGTAACCGCTGctttaggaataaattacatttaaaaatatttaacaattatttttgattaaataaatgcattttcttaCAGTGACCTGACATGGTTTGTTCTGTTTGCAGGGATGTCTGATTCTCAGTGACGAGTTGAACCATGCCTCTCTGGTACTGGGAGCCCGACTGTCCGGCTCCACCATCCGGGTCTTTAAACACAATAGTGAGTTAACACTGACAGGCACATAACTTATCTTATCATATCATCTCATCTCCATATCTGTATGTCTTAACACCCTCAGTCCTTGTTCACAGATGTTAACAGCACAAAGGTAAAGAATGAATATTTGGTGCAGCTCAAATGCACACAAAGCATGATGCTGCAACTACTTGAGTGGAAGATTGACAGACCTTGACCCATGTTAAAACCTGATTTGTATTCTGGATGGTTTTTGGACTTGTTTCTGAATGCCATTTCGGTTAATGTCCAGTCAAACACCATGAATGCAAATCTTATCACTGGAAAGGTCAGCTCTCCATCACATTTCAGCTGTGTTATtctaaatgaatcatttaaattgGCAATTTGGACAGATGACTGTCAGTTATTAATAAATGAGCTGCTAAATTGATAAAGTAACTTGAGGTGAATAGGTAATGGTCCTTGAAACCCTTGAGTCAGATTTGGGGAAACTTCATCAGCACTCTGATTGTTTATTACTGAAGTGCTTAAAGCAGTTCTTGCACTGACACTTTGTATTGAATTTATGTGCTGTGGTTCCTTAAATTATGGCCAAGGACACATGGAACATTTTACTACACTATGACCCCAGAATACCACATAGTTTTCATATGGCTGATGAAAGAAAACCACTTCATCGGTAGCTTGTCCCCAATATATTGCAATTTgatctttgttttttattaataaagcttTACACAAATTTAAAAGGGTTTTGGGTCAAATGTAGTTATTTTACTCTGGGcttaacattttatttgctttaatgCAGATATGCAGAGCCTGGAGAAGTTGCTCAGAGACGCTATCGTTCATGGTCAGCCTAGAACACATCGACCCTGGAAGAAAATCCTCATCCTTGTGGAGGGCATCTACAGGTGATTAAACTCTCTTGTTTACCTCAAATGTTCATTCTGTACTGCTGTGGCTTTCTCAAGTGTGGAACGTGTTATCACATGTGCATTCTTGACAGTTTTAACGATCAGATTAATTGTCACACAAATCAAAGTTTAATGTACTCTAACTGGTTATTTACTCAGTATGGAGGGCTCCATTATACGGCTGCCAGAAGTTATAGCCCTGAAAAAGAAGTACAAGGCCTATCTTTATCTGGATGAGGCTCACAGTATCGGGGCATTAGGACCCAACGGTCGAGGGGTGGTGGAGTATTTTGGATTGGACCCCAAAGATGTAGACGTCATGATGGGCACCTTCACAAAGAGCTTCGGAGCTGCTGGTGGATACATAGGAGGGAGGAAGGTATAAAGTTTAAGTGCCAATTTATAAATGTTACGAATAGCAGAAGTCCAAACAagtcatgctctgcatttaactcgtccaaagtgcacacacacactttgaacatacacccggagcagtgggcagccatttatgccacggcgcccggggagcagttgggggttcggtgccttgcttaAGGACACcccagtcatggtattgccagcccgagactcaaacccacaaccttagggttaggagtcaaactctctaaccattaggccacaacttaaCTTGCCAGTTATTAATAAATGAGCATGTAAATTGATAAAgtaacttgagtaaaagtaactTCAGCAGCAcattgtgtgcactttggatgcaACATTGTCCAATAATAAAACTGGGAATAAATCAAGGTTCCTTACTGATCAGTTCATGTTCAGTGTGTCCAGATACATATTAACAGGTGTCCAACTTTGTATAAAAATGTCCAGTTTCAgttggtgttttttatttatttatgtataaatctGTTATgatcaccaagactgcatttattaaaaatgtctaaaaatacagttaaaaaaaacatatattatattattataacgtGGTTTAAATGTGtgacataattttaaataacacatttactgtcacttttgatcaattttatgcatccttgagatatatatacacacagtacagaccaaaagtttggacacaccttctcattcaaagagttttctttattttcatgactatgaaaattgtagattcacactgaaggcatcaaaactatgaattaacacatgtggaattatatatggaattatatacataacaaaaaagtgtgaaacaactgaaaatatgtcatattctaggttcttcaaagtagccaccttttgctttgatgagcttcaagaggtagtcacctgaaatggtcttccaacagtcttgaacatttttcactttttatgcTTTAGGATTTAATAGACTACCTACGAAATCACTCTCACAGTGCAGTTTACGCCACCTCTATGTCGCTTCCTGTCGTGGAGCAAATCATCACTTCTATGAAGTGCATTATGGGGAAGGATGGAACAACAATAGGtgagttttccttttttttacctACTTTAttcttctttgtatttttttatttatttacagaatcAGAGACACccaaacatattattatttacttgccctcatgctgttccaaaactatgttattttatttcatccaTAGAACTCAAACGAAGAAATACTGAATAATATAGTGGCTTTTTTCACAGATGAGTGTGAACTGaaacttttaagttttttttttttacttttaaggaaGAAAAGTTTTACATGGCTTCTGTACATGTCTCATAAAGCCATAAAATAACTTTGTGTGATGAAGAGATAAATTATGCAATCACAtgtgtttggaataacatgagaggAAGTAAATGGacagatgtaattttttttcaagcAAGTAAATAATCAACTGTGTGTTGTTGAGTGCACCACAAGGTGGCAGGATTGCCCCAAAAAACATTATCAGCTTGCAAGGATGTACTATGGATGGTCTTCAGCATTTTGAAGCTGCTTTACATTACTGTATATGTCTCTGTATTTACATGCCAGAtgtgttttttgtatttatttattttttatcaaagtgCCATTCTAGAACTTGCATATCGCAGTAGATAATTCAGGTGGCATAGATCTAGATCAAGTCGTAAACATTTCAAGTAAGAATGCTGTGTCACAAAGTCACGAGATGAAGGTGTTAAGCAAAatcagcctgtgtgtgtgtgtgtgtgtgtgtttcatctggCAATCAGTCGTACAGTAAACACAGTCACATCTTCCTCCATGTTATTTCCTGTTCTCATCTGCACATCATTCACTGAAAAGCGTCCCTTTACTTTGTCAACTCCATTGTTCTTGTCTTTGCTTTTTGCCTGTTTTATTTCACTGTGAAAATACAATCTTTATGTTTGTTTGCTCTGTGCGCTCTGGATTAACTTGGCTCAGAAACTGAAATAAGTGTTTCTCAAGGATCACTTTGAAGTGGGAcgaaggggggaaaaaaagatctGTCGATGTGAGATTTTTCTTCATACAATTTCCCAGCGCTCATGAAATGAGACTGATTAGTTCAACAGCTGTACACGGACTCCGTCCAGGTAAAATATTTAGCTCGGAGTTTAAACCTCAGAAATGTGTTAACAATTACCCATGTAACTAGTGTGATCTGGCCCTTTGGTTAGACCCACCAAACTGCCTGTTTTCCCCCTGCCACTCAATCAACGCTGGCAGCTACAACAAACAGGCTCTACCGGTCCGCCGGGGCCAGGTGAAGTGCTCAATATGACTAATATGAGTATTACTTTGCTTGGCTAAGGGCTATTTTCATCTCCTTACAAAGACTTATTGTTTCCATCATCCTACAATATGTCTCTTGAGAACATCTTGCTGTCTCCCAGCGACTTTTCTCTTCTCCTTCACCTGCTAATGGACTTCCTGACTTTCAACAGCATCTCACACTGATGCAAAAAAAAGATCTAAACTCTTGACCTATGATACTAAACTCTTAAAATAAGATATGAGACGATCCAGCTCTGGTTTGGCATTAATAAGGtgctatttttatataattatttctattttcaagacaaaatgcaattaattatagAGTggcattgttttttcttttcagtatttCAGTCTCTCCCAAAACCAGTCGAGAACAGGCTAGAAATTAATTATTACAAAGTTATGACCATTACAAATTCTACATAAAAATaagaacatataaatatatcattaatatataaCTACgtggtttttaaaaaacaaaacaaaaaaaacaatcatataatattcttaatatgcacacaaattcactttttttatcTAGAACTACAAAGAATTGCTATGCAAAAGTATTTGAGTGCAAATGGGGCTTTTAGATGCATGCAGTAATAACGGTACTGATTAACCGATGACATTTATGTAGATTAACTGCTGATATTGAAGCATCTAAGAGTTAGAACAAAGGTGGTCCTGAACAAtcagtgtgtttgtgtccgaTTGAGTTTGTTGGGGGGTTGATGCTCAAAGAAAACTAATCAAGCAAAGGTCAACTGGGAGACATCCTGTGTATCCTCATGGGAACTGAAACTCCTTCATCCCTGCTTTCTTTGGTCCTTTTATTCTCCGATTATGCATCCAACTCCACACATCCACACTTGATCTGCTCTGTTTCACGCACATGTTTGATTTAAAGCCTGCAGCACTGTATTGATCTGACAAGTGACTTCAGTGTGAACAAATTGCCTCCAGCACTCATTTACTGCCAGGTTTACGATTTATATTCTTTCATAAAGTTTCATTTCACTTCTGTTGTTGCAAAACAAAGATTTCCATCCCACTTTTCAAGCTTTTGGAATATTAAACTGTTTCAATGGTTCTTGAAGGCAGTTTGACACCTACTTTCATGTGCCAAGTTTGCTTTGGATGTTCACTGTACTTGGGTAATTTTAGTGAGTGTAGCCGATTTCATCATCAGGATGACTATTATGTAGAGTTGGTTTCATTATATAGTTTTCATTTCATTGAGTGGCTTGTTAGCATTTCTCCTCCATGCacactgcatacacacacacacacacacacacacacacaaatgtatgtatgtgtatgtatatattgttttatttttatttttcatttaaaatatcttagaaTCCTTTAAACAAGATCAGTTTAGCTATGAAAGCAACTGTCTATAATATTCAGACTTTTTTGTGAAAGTgtatctttaatatttaatacagttGTATTCTGTGTAATTGCACTGGCAGATATAAGtataaacatgttaacaacaagTGAAAAGCTCTGTCAGTGCAGTAAGACAAAAACACTTATATTCAAAGTACAGTCTATTAAAACAACTCTTAAAATTACTTGAAGCAACAGTGCATAAAATgttatcttgttttaaggattgTTAGACATTTTTGCTGGAAATaaagccaataaaaaaaaactcagtcattttttcgtttcttttttcttttcgtATTTTCAATGAATTTATTTTTCCTGAATACAGATGCAGATGCTTTCACAGTCTAGTGGTTTCACAGTCCGACGTGTCCTTGGCCCGAAGGGAAATAAAGTTTTCTTTTGATCAGATCTGGCTTTCAAACCATCCAAAACTCTTGGCGTCCCCACACAAACGAGCAGATAAGAAATATTCCTGGCCTTGCTCGTTCTCAGGGGAAAATGAGCAAAAAATGTGAGAATTTGAACGATTTTGCCTCGTAAATCACAGTAGTTACCCAAGCTGGCATTTTTAACTTTCTGTGGTGTGTGGAGCATTCCTGATCTCATTGTTAAGCCAAACACAGGCAGACTTGACAAACACTGGACATTCGTCTTTGTCTCGAGGTGTTGACTTGCTCTGTGAGAGAGGGCAGATACACATGTTTTAGGTGTAAGAATGTGTTTACCCACACCCCCGTTCGAGCAGGGTAATGGATTGTTATTCCAGATGTTGTAATGTGCTTCTGTTTCTTTGACAATAACATTGTTGTGCAGACCTACTCCAGCATCCATCAATGACTAGAGCTGCAACATCTAATTATTACCGAAAAGGTGAAGAGTGGatattatttttgatatataGACATTGGTCATGGTAgcatcatatttaatttttgaaagaaattaaaataaggcCGTGAGGGATAGCATTACAATGGATTGTATAACGTGTTAATTATTTGACGTTGTACTTAAAATTTTGCTTTTAAGGAaacatatgtatttatgtatgaatTCAAATGTAATCGAAGTCCTGCCTGTAAAACAAgtaacaatatttttaaaaacaatgacTTTTATAAGATATTCATTACCGTTTTGTTTGGTGTCTGTaagacttcttttttttaatgtttatgaaagaagtttcttaaactgcatttatttgatcaaaagtacatttaaaaacagtaatattcaaatgtactgttatctattttattgtcagtttaaatctcttgaggcattcggccaatcacaacgcactggatagctggccaatcagagcacacctcgcttttcaggacgatgagctttgtaaaaatggacTCGTTCCAGAAAGGCGGGggatagaggagaaacaataaagaacagtatgtggaaaataatgtgtttttttaaccttaaaccacataaacacatttcattacaccaaataccgtatttaaattcaaaagagAATTGTCTCATGGGTCCTCTAATGTTCGGGGCTCTGGACTGCAGCCCATGTTGCCTATTAGGATAACCCTGCCTTTGATTAATTTAATCTGTCCTTGCTAAATACAAGTTTTAGTTTCTACAAATAATAATtctaactgaccccaaatttGAATGCTAGTGTAGATGTATAACGTCTCTTGAATTCACAGGAAAAGTGATGTTACTAATCAGAGGAGTGAATGTGGATGACTGTGAAATGAATCAACCCATAAAACGGGTATAAAATCCCCCGTTCACTTTCCGCTGACTTGGACTTCAGCATCAGGACAGCTGCTAGCTAGTGAGCAGCCCATGAATGATTGAGGCCACAGATTTGATCCTGGAAGGAGCTGCGTTGCTTCCTGTTGCCCTTCTCCAGAGAGGTCCTCGTAAGGGGCACAGAGGTTTTCGGCACGTCAGCCGCCCTCAACTCCTGGTGCTTTCACTTATCTCCTCCCTTCAGATGAAAAGGAAGTGAGGAGGAACTGGCGTTTCAAAAAAGGGAAACGGTCCCCACATCTGGAAGCTCTTTTGGTCCCTTTCGCTGCCTCTCTCCCTCCAGATCCTCCAGCTTTGGGTCTGGAAGAAGTTAGCGGGGGTGTGCGTTGTGAAACTAGCTGTTGAAAAGGTACCCCAGAAAGATTTACTTTGGAGACTCGTGCTCCACCTCGGTGCTCTCACCCTCCCCCAAGGCCCTACGGCTCTGGCTCGCTATCTCAGTGGCCCAGTGTTGGCCAGCTTGAACTTCCGTTAATGGCTATTGCTTTCAGATGCTCATTTTCATAGAGTTGTTCACCTGAGCTGTTAGCGCAGCTGATCAATTCTCTGTTGACGTTCATTAGAACCTCTACAGGTTCCTTAAttgttagtgctgtcaaacataaTAACCTCGATTTAACTCCTCATCCTCCTGAGCGATTCAGTTTCTTGCATTTGCTGCTGGAATGTGTTCTCAATTTGGGCATCAACTAGATGAAGCATTTTAACAGCTTCTAAACAGAAAGAATAAGGTTTAGCATTGAATAAATTGCTCcaaatttataaatacacacgtcagttaaaaaagtttttgaaagaagtcttttatgctcaccaaggctgcatttattaaaaatgcagtaaaacacagtaattatatttaaatattactacaGTTAAGctgtttgtatttgaatatattttaaaatgtagtgtattcatgtgatggcaaagctgaattttcagcagccattactccagtcttcagtgttacatgagccttcagaaatcataatctaatatgcagatttggggCTTTGGagaaacatttcatataaattgaaaacagatgtgctgcttaatatttttgtgaaaatgttgaAAGATCTTTACAggattatttgtatatttaaaaaaaaaatacacatcgAAAAGAAAATAATTGACAGAAACCTTTtggtgaaacattataagtgtattttctgttttattttttaacaaattaaatgtatCCTTCCTGTTttaccttaaacttttgaacttttttctttattgaacATTAGTGTTTAACATTGATTGCAATATCAAATAATTGGAATTGAATTGGAATAATGGAACTCTAACAGCTGCATGATTTATCCAAACGACAAGAATATTGACATGATATTAATGACATCAATCTTCTCTGGAAATGTTTTAGAAAATGCTTTTGGAAAGTGTTTTCTTGCCCATGATGGTCAGTGTTGTCCAGTGTAGTTTAGGATCCAAATGACttgcattgtatggacaaaaagagttgaaacattcttcaaaatgtcttatttgGTGTCCTAGAAAgtaagtcataaaggtttggaacgacaagagggtgactaaatgatgaccgaattaaaattttgggtgaaccagGTAGTGATGAAAGATTTGATCTGAATATTTAGAGAACCACTGCCATAGATTATAGTGCTACTTTAGTTGGGCAAGGAACCGAAATCACCAGAAATGTAACTGGATTTCCAGTGTGTTTAACGTTACACATTGGCCAGGCTTAATTTCCTAAACACAGAGCAGCTGACCCGGTCATGACTTGTGGAACCTGCTTTATCTGTCAATGGCCAATTTACATAGGGGGATTGAGGAAGGAGTCCAGTTACACAGCCAGTCAAGTCTCCTTTCACAAGGGCTCATCAGATGGAACCTCAATAGCCCCGTCATATAGACATAAGGGCAAAACTGTTCAA
This region of Carassius auratus strain Wakin chromosome 17, ASM336829v1, whole genome shotgun sequence genomic DNA includes:
- the sptlc2a gene encoding serine palmitoyltransferase 2 isoform X2 → MTESEGNKNEDCHAANGVKPGRNGMVKNHHHHHQYQKQEKVYHAACNGELYSRPFIESFEETPMLVAVLTYMGYGILTIFGYLRDFMREWKIEKCHIAREREEQKDFVPLYQDFENFYTRNLYMRIRDSWNRPICSVPGATFDLAERSSNDYNWTFEYTGRVVKDVINLGSYNYLGFAENTGACATAAGEVTVKLGVGVASTRQEMGNLDRHEELEKLAASFLGVESAMAFGMGFATNSMNIPAIAGKGCLILSDELNHASLVLGARLSGSTIRVFKHNNMQSLEKLLRDAIVHGQPRTHRPWKKILILVEGIYSMEGSIIRLPEVIALKKKYKAYLYLDEAHSIGALGPNGRGVVEYFGLDPKDVDVMMGTFTKSFGAAGGYIGGRKDLIDYLRNHSHSAVYATSMSLPVVEQIITSMKCIMGKDGTTIDECELKLMRGSKWTDVIFFQASK
- the sptlc2a gene encoding serine palmitoyltransferase 2 isoform X1, whose product is MTESEGNKNEDCHAANGVKPGRNGMVKNHHHHHQYQKQEKVYHAACNGELYSRPFIESFEETPMLVAVLTYMGYGILTIFGYLRDFMREWKIEKCHIAREREEQKDFVPLYQDFENFYTRNLYMRIRDSWNRPICSVPGATFDLAERSSNDYNWTFEYTGRVVKDVINLGSYNYLGFAENTGACATAAGEVTVKLGVGVASTRQEMGNLDRHEELEKLAASFLGVESAMAFGMGFATNSMNIPAIAGKGCLILSDELNHASLVLGARLSGSTIRVFKHNNMQSLEKLLRDAIVHGQPRTHRPWKKILILVEGIYSMEGSIIRLPEVIALKKKYKAYLYLDEAHSIGALGPNGRGVVEYFGLDPKDVDVMMGTFTKSFGAAGGYIGGRKDLIDYLRNHSHSAVYATSMSLPVVEQIITSMKCIMGKDGTTIGRSRIQRLAENTVYFRRRLREMGFIIYGNNDSPVVPMMLYMPAKIGAFGREMLKRNIGVVVVGFPATPIIESRARFCISAAHTKEMLDRALDVISEVGDLLQLKYSRHKVLPSLDRPFDETTYEENE